The Mycolicibacterium flavescens genome has a segment encoding these proteins:
- the accD5_3 gene encoding carboxyl transferase, translating into MTSVQKPSVEPSGEHEIDIHTTAGKLADLRRRAEETLHPVGEEAIEKTHAKGKLTARERILALLDEGSFVELDALARHRSTNFGMEANRPLGDGVVTGYGTIDGREVCIFSQDATVFGGSLGEVYGEKIVKVQELAIKTGRPLIGINDGAGARIQEGVVSLGLYSNIFHNNILASGVIPQISLIMGAAAGGHVYSPALTDFVIMVDQTSQMFITGPDVIKTVTGEEVTMEELGGAHTHMSKSGLAHYVASGEQDAFDYVRELLSYLPSNNYADPPRYPEAVPEGPIEDNLTDEDIELDTLIPDSPNQPYDMHEVITRILDEDEFLEVQAGYAQNIIVGFGRIEGRPVGIVANQPTQFAGCLDINASEKAARFIRTCDCFNVPIVMLVDVPGFLPGTGQEYNGIIRRGAKLLYAYGEATVAKITVITRKAYGGAYCVMGSKEMGADVNVAWPTAQIAVMGASGAVGFVYRSKLKEAAKNGEDVDALRLELQQEYEDTLVNPYIAAERGYVDAVIPPSHTRGYVANALRLLERKITQIPPKKHGNIPL; encoded by the coding sequence ATGACCTCCGTTCAGAAGCCGTCGGTCGAGCCGTCAGGCGAACACGAGATCGACATCCACACCACCGCGGGCAAGCTGGCCGATCTGCGCAGGCGCGCCGAGGAGACCTTGCACCCGGTCGGCGAGGAAGCGATCGAGAAGACACACGCCAAGGGCAAGCTCACCGCTCGTGAACGCATCCTGGCGCTGCTCGACGAGGGCTCGTTCGTCGAACTGGACGCGCTGGCCCGCCACCGCAGCACCAACTTCGGGATGGAGGCCAACCGCCCGCTCGGGGACGGCGTGGTGACCGGTTACGGCACCATCGACGGCCGTGAGGTGTGCATCTTCAGTCAGGACGCGACAGTCTTCGGCGGCAGCCTCGGCGAGGTGTACGGCGAGAAGATCGTCAAGGTGCAGGAATTGGCGATCAAGACCGGCAGGCCGTTGATCGGCATCAACGACGGTGCGGGCGCGCGCATCCAAGAGGGCGTGGTCTCACTTGGCTTGTACAGCAACATCTTCCACAACAACATCCTGGCCTCCGGCGTGATCCCGCAGATCTCACTGATCATGGGCGCCGCGGCGGGCGGCCACGTGTACTCCCCCGCGCTGACCGACTTCGTGATCATGGTCGACCAGACCAGCCAGATGTTCATCACCGGACCCGACGTCATCAAGACCGTCACCGGTGAAGAGGTGACGATGGAGGAACTCGGCGGCGCGCACACCCACATGTCGAAGTCGGGGCTGGCGCACTACGTGGCCTCCGGCGAGCAGGACGCGTTCGACTACGTGCGCGAACTGCTCTCGTACCTGCCGAGCAACAACTACGCCGACCCGCCGCGCTATCCGGAGGCGGTTCCCGAGGGGCCGATCGAGGACAACCTCACCGACGAGGACATCGAGCTGGACACGCTGATTCCGGACTCCCCGAACCAGCCCTATGACATGCACGAGGTCATCACCCGCATCCTCGACGAGGACGAGTTCCTCGAGGTGCAGGCCGGTTACGCGCAGAACATCATCGTCGGGTTCGGCCGCATCGAGGGCCGCCCGGTCGGCATCGTGGCCAACCAACCGACACAGTTCGCCGGCTGCCTGGACATCAACGCCTCGGAGAAGGCCGCCCGGTTCATCCGGACCTGCGACTGCTTCAACGTCCCGATCGTGATGCTGGTCGACGTGCCGGGCTTCTTGCCGGGTACCGGCCAGGAGTACAACGGCATCATCCGGCGCGGCGCCAAGCTGCTCTACGCCTACGGGGAGGCCACCGTCGCCAAGATCACCGTGATCACCCGCAAGGCCTACGGGGGTGCCTACTGCGTCATGGGGTCCAAGGAGATGGGCGCCGACGTGAACGTCGCATGGCCGACCGCGCAGATCGCGGTGATGGGCGCCTCGGGCGCCGTCGGCTTCGTGTACCGCAGCAAGCTCAAGGAAGCGGCGAAGAACGGCGAGGACGTCGACGCGCTGCGCCTGGAGCTGCAGCAGGAGTACGAGGACACCCTGGTCAACCCCTACATCGCGGCCGAACGCGGCTACGTCGACGCGGTGATCCCGCCGTCGCACACGCGCGGTTACGTCGCGAACGCGCTGCGGTTGCTGGAACGCAAGATCACGCAGATTCCGCCCAAGAAGCACGGGAACATTCCCCTGTGA
- the msrR_3 gene encoding cell envelope-related function transcriptional attenuator common domain-containing protein yields MPGRLLRVIAVSAALAIVVGTGVAWGKIRSFESGINHISSIALGEGGEDGAIDILLVGMDSRTDAHGNPLSQEELATLRAGDDEATNTDTIILIRVPNNGKSATAISIPRDSYVEAPGIGKMKINGVYGSEHLEKMTELVEQKGVDPAEAEPQAKEAGREALIKTVANLTGVTVDHYAEIGLLGFALITDALGGVNVCLKEPVYEPLSGADFPAGWQKLNGPQALSFVRQRHDLPRGDLDRVTRQQAVMASLAHEVISGKTLSSPATLNRLQDAVQRSVVLSDGWDVMQFAEQLQKLAAGNVAFATIPVLQENGWSDDGMQSVVRVDPSEVKSWIEGLLDEQDEGKTEQIAYTPDKTTVEVVNATEVNGLAAAVSQVLTNKGFTPGATGNHEGDPVASSQVRANKTDDLGAQAVSKDLGELAIVEDPSVAPGHVRVVLADDYTGPGSGLDGSNVPTLTTDSVAVGSTETAPPPSPILTAGSNDPECVN; encoded by the coding sequence ATGCCCGGTCGACTGCTCCGTGTCATCGCCGTGTCCGCGGCCTTGGCGATCGTGGTCGGTACGGGCGTCGCGTGGGGCAAGATCCGCTCGTTCGAATCCGGCATCAACCACATCTCGTCGATCGCGCTGGGCGAGGGCGGCGAAGACGGCGCGATCGACATCCTGCTCGTCGGCATGGACAGCCGCACCGACGCGCACGGCAATCCTCTATCCCAGGAGGAACTGGCGACGCTGCGGGCGGGCGACGACGAAGCCACCAACACGGACACGATCATCTTGATCCGCGTCCCCAACAACGGAAAATCCGCGACCGCCATCTCGATCCCGCGCGACTCCTATGTCGAGGCACCGGGAATCGGCAAGATGAAGATCAACGGCGTGTACGGCTCGGAACACCTCGAGAAGATGACCGAGCTCGTCGAGCAGAAGGGCGTGGACCCGGCCGAAGCCGAGCCGCAGGCCAAGGAAGCCGGACGCGAAGCCCTGATCAAGACCGTGGCCAACCTCACCGGCGTCACCGTCGACCACTACGCCGAGATCGGACTGCTGGGCTTCGCGTTGATCACCGACGCCCTCGGCGGCGTCAACGTGTGTTTGAAAGAGCCCGTGTACGAACCGCTTTCGGGAGCCGACTTTCCTGCCGGCTGGCAGAAGCTCAACGGCCCGCAGGCGCTGAGCTTCGTCCGGCAGCGCCACGATCTGCCACGCGGCGACCTCGACCGGGTGACGCGTCAGCAGGCGGTGATGGCTTCCCTTGCGCACGAGGTGATCTCCGGCAAGACGCTGTCGAGTCCGGCCACCTTGAACCGCCTGCAGGATGCCGTGCAGCGCTCCGTCGTACTCTCCGACGGTTGGGACGTCATGCAATTCGCCGAGCAACTGCAGAAGCTGGCCGCGGGCAACGTCGCGTTCGCCACCATTCCAGTGCTGCAGGAGAACGGTTGGAGCGACGACGGGATGCAGAGCGTCGTGCGCGTGGACCCCAGTGAGGTCAAGAGCTGGATCGAAGGCCTGCTGGACGAGCAGGACGAAGGTAAGACCGAGCAGATCGCCTACACGCCCGACAAGACCACCGTCGAGGTGGTCAATGCCACCGAGGTCAACGGCCTGGCCGCCGCGGTGTCGCAGGTGCTGACCAATAAGGGGTTCACCCCCGGCGCGACGGGCAACCACGAGGGCGACCCGGTGGCCAGCAGCCAGGTGCGCGCCAACAAGACCGATGACCTTGGCGCACAGGCTGTCTCGAAGGACCTGGGCGAGTTGGCGATCGTCGAGGACCCGTCGGTGGCCCCGGGGCACGTGCGCGTGGTGCTGGCCGACGACTACACCGGTCCGGGTTCGGGCCTGGACGGCAGCAACGTTCCGACGCTGACCACCGATTCGGTGGCCGTCGGCTCGACCGAGACCGCTCCGCCCCCGTCGCCGATCCTGACCGCCGGATCCAACGACCCGGAGTGCGTCAACTAA
- a CDS encoding acetyl-/propionyl-coenzyme A carboxylase AccE5, with amino-acid sequence MSGANNSAPVSPNNGSAPAGDGEAEVTVTDEQSAAQQDHEAHIQVVRGEPSQDELAALIAVLAAASSVPSEPREQEENLWGHPVDRLRYTPFSWQRVTLVERAHMRRR; translated from the coding sequence GTGAGCGGGGCGAACAATTCAGCTCCTGTGAGCCCGAATAACGGCTCAGCACCCGCAGGCGACGGAGAGGCCGAAGTGACGGTGACGGACGAGCAGAGCGCCGCCCAGCAGGATCACGAGGCGCACATCCAGGTCGTCAGGGGTGAGCCGAGCCAGGACGAGCTCGCCGCGCTGATCGCGGTGCTGGCCGCCGCGTCGAGCGTGCCGTCCGAGCCGCGCGAGCAGGAAGAGAACCTCTGGGGTCATCCCGTCGACCGGCTGCGGTACACGCCGTTCAGCTGGCAGCGGGTGACGCTCGTGGAACGGGCACACATGCGCCGTCGATGA
- a CDS encoding membrane-flanked domain-containing protein: MGYPDNVLASDEQVVLHRHPHWKWLIGPVLVLLLVTALAAFGAGYVNTMEWDQTARNVVLIVIGAIWLVIIGWLTIWPFLSWWTTHFVITDRRVMFRHGVLTRSGIDIPLARVNSVEFRHGLLDRMLRTGTLIFESAAQDPIAFDDIPRVERVHSLLYHEVFDTLGSEESPS; encoded by the coding sequence ATGGGTTATCCCGACAACGTGCTCGCCTCGGACGAGCAGGTGGTCTTGCACCGCCATCCGCATTGGAAGTGGCTGATCGGGCCGGTCCTGGTGTTGCTGCTGGTGACCGCGCTGGCTGCGTTCGGCGCCGGCTACGTCAACACCATGGAGTGGGATCAGACCGCCCGCAACGTCGTGCTGATCGTGATCGGCGCGATCTGGCTGGTGATCATCGGGTGGCTGACGATCTGGCCGTTTTTGAGCTGGTGGACGACGCACTTCGTGATCACCGACCGCCGGGTGATGTTCCGGCACGGGGTGCTGACCCGGTCGGGAATCGACATCCCGCTGGCGCGGGTCAACAGCGTCGAGTTCCGGCACGGACTGCTGGACCGCATGTTGCGGACCGGCACGTTGATCTTCGAGTCAGCGGCCCAAGACCCGATCGCGTTCGACGACATCCCGCGGGTGGAGCGGGTCCACTCGCTGCTGTATCACGAGGTCTTCGACACCCTGGGCTCGGAGGAGTCGCCGAGCTGA
- a CDS encoding transmembrane protein, translated as MSFTDATIARLPRPVRPYFERHHELIKFAIVGATTFLIDTSVFYTLKLTVLEPKPVTAKIIAGIVAVIASYILNREWSFRDRGGRERHHEALLFFGVSGVGVLLSMAPLWISSYVLMLRVPEVSLTVENIADFISAYIIGNLLQMAFRFWAFRRWVFPDEFGRNPDRAMESLTAGGLAELLEDHHEGVTAEHAEGNVTPLRRPGRRARGAAQLGDSSEPRVSKTS; from the coding sequence GTGTCCTTTACCGATGCGACGATCGCACGGCTGCCCCGCCCGGTACGGCCGTACTTCGAGCGGCATCACGAACTGATCAAGTTCGCGATCGTCGGCGCGACGACGTTCCTCATCGACACATCGGTCTTTTACACGCTCAAGCTGACGGTGCTCGAGCCCAAGCCGGTCACGGCCAAGATCATCGCGGGCATCGTCGCGGTGATCGCGTCCTACATCCTCAACCGCGAGTGGAGCTTCCGCGACCGCGGCGGCCGCGAGCGTCATCACGAGGCGCTCCTGTTCTTCGGCGTCAGCGGGGTCGGCGTGCTGTTGAGCATGGCGCCGCTGTGGATCTCCAGCTACGTGCTGATGCTGCGGGTGCCCGAAGTCAGCCTGACCGTGGAGAACATCGCCGACTTCATCTCGGCCTACATCATCGGCAACCTGCTGCAGATGGCGTTCCGGTTCTGGGCGTTCCGGCGCTGGGTGTTCCCCGACGAGTTCGGCCGCAACCCGGACCGGGCGATGGAGTCGCTCACCGCGGGCGGGCTCGCCGAACTCCTCGAGGACCACCACGAAGGGGTGACCGCCGAGCACGCCGAAGGCAACGTCACCCCGCTGCGCCGCCCCGGCCGACGCGCCCGCGGCGCCGCTCAGCTCGGCGACTCCTCCGAGCCCAGGGTGTCGAAGACCTCGTGA
- the birA gene encoding birA, biotin-(acetyl-CoA-carboxylase) ligase yields MTARPAPLDVEVLREQVFAGSRAWRRIDVVAETGSTNADLIARAGGGEDIAGAVLIAENQTAGRGRRGRSWSAVPFAQITMSVGIDATGAPSSAWGWLPLATGVAVVDAVADTGVTAGLKWPNDVLAGGGKLAGILAEVAGGQQAVVLGVGLNVSLRGEDVGVEGATSLVDLDVPAPDRQRLVVRLLHELGNRVESWARAVGADAGLAADYRARSLTLGRRVRALLPGDQQVVGVAQDVDEQGRLVIDADGRSITVSAGDIVHLRPDQ; encoded by the coding sequence ATGACCGCGCGCCCGGCTCCGCTCGACGTCGAGGTGCTGCGCGAGCAGGTGTTCGCCGGTTCGCGCGCGTGGCGGCGTATCGACGTGGTGGCCGAGACCGGGTCGACCAACGCCGACCTGATCGCACGTGCCGGGGGTGGCGAGGACATCGCCGGCGCGGTGCTGATCGCCGAGAACCAGACCGCGGGCCGTGGCCGCCGGGGTCGCAGCTGGTCGGCAGTGCCGTTCGCGCAGATCACGATGTCGGTGGGCATCGACGCGACCGGGGCGCCCAGCTCCGCCTGGGGCTGGCTGCCGCTGGCGACCGGCGTGGCCGTCGTCGACGCGGTCGCCGACACCGGTGTCACGGCCGGCCTGAAGTGGCCCAACGACGTACTGGCCGGGGGCGGCAAGCTGGCCGGAATCCTGGCCGAGGTCGCGGGTGGTCAACAGGCCGTCGTGCTCGGCGTCGGGCTCAACGTCTCGCTGCGCGGTGAGGACGTCGGCGTCGAGGGGGCCACCTCGCTGGTGGACCTGGATGTCCCGGCACCCGATCGGCAACGCCTGGTCGTGCGGCTGCTGCACGAACTGGGCAACCGCGTCGAGTCGTGGGCTCGAGCCGTAGGCGCCGACGCCGGCCTTGCCGCCGACTACCGCGCCCGCAGCCTCACGCTGGGCCGGCGGGTCCGCGCGCTGCTGCCCGGCGATCAGCAGGTCGTCGGCGTGGCGCAAGACGTCGACGAGCAGGGTCGGCTGGTCATCGATGCCGACGGCCGGTCGATTACCGTCTCCGCAGGCGACATCGTCCATCTGCGGCCCGACCAGTGA
- a CDS encoding TIGR03089 family protein — translation MTTVSGAILDPLMASDPAGPRITYYDDATGERIELSTATLANWAAKTANLLRDELDAGPSSRIAVLLPAHWQSAAVFFGIWWIGAEVVLGDASVDSADVALCTADRLAEADGAVGMGSGIGEVAVLSLDPFGKPAADLPVGVTDYATAVRVHGDQISPERMPGPALNGRGVDEVLTAARQSAAAQGFTASDRVLSSAGWDSADELVDHMLAVFAVGASLVQVANPDVALADRRRATEKVTKG, via the coding sequence GTGACGACCGTCAGTGGGGCAATCCTCGACCCGCTCATGGCCTCGGACCCCGCAGGCCCCCGCATCACCTACTACGACGACGCGACCGGCGAGCGCATCGAGTTGTCCACCGCCACGCTCGCGAACTGGGCCGCCAAGACCGCCAACCTGTTACGCGACGAGTTGGACGCAGGCCCGTCGTCTCGCATCGCGGTCCTGCTGCCCGCACACTGGCAGAGCGCCGCCGTGTTCTTCGGTATCTGGTGGATCGGCGCCGAGGTGGTGCTCGGGGACGCTTCGGTGGACTCCGCCGATGTCGCGCTGTGCACCGCCGACCGGTTGGCCGAGGCCGACGGGGCGGTCGGGATGGGCAGCGGAATAGGCGAGGTCGCGGTGCTGTCGCTGGACCCGTTCGGCAAGCCCGCGGCCGATCTACCGGTCGGTGTCACCGACTACGCCACCGCGGTGCGGGTACACGGCGACCAGATCTCACCGGAGCGCATGCCCGGCCCCGCGCTCAACGGCCGCGGCGTCGACGAGGTGCTCACCGCGGCCCGCCAGTCCGCTGCGGCACAGGGTTTCACCGCATCCGACCGAGTGCTGTCCAGCGCCGGATGGGATAGCGCCGACGAGCTCGTCGACCACATGCTGGCCGTCTTCGCCGTCGGCGCCTCGCTCGTGCAGGTGGCCAATCCCGATGTCGCGCTGGCCGACCGCCGCAGGGCCACCGAGAAGGTCACCAAGGGCTGA
- the purE gene encoding phosphoribosylaminoimidazole carboxylase catalytic subunit purE yields MSSAAAPRVGLIMGSDSDWSVMEDAAHALAEFDVPFEVGVVSAHRTPVRMLEYAQSAADRGIEVIIAGAGGAAHLPGMVASATPLPVIGVPVPLAKLDGLDSLLSIAQMPAGVPVATVSIGGARNAGLLAVRILGSADAALRKRVVQFQADLHDTVLQKDAALRDRLLGE; encoded by the coding sequence ATGAGTAGTGCTGCTGCGCCGCGGGTCGGCCTGATCATGGGCAGCGACAGCGACTGGTCGGTGATGGAGGACGCCGCCCACGCGCTGGCCGAGTTCGATGTGCCCTTCGAAGTCGGCGTCGTCTCCGCACACCGCACGCCGGTCCGCATGCTCGAGTACGCCCAGAGCGCCGCGGACCGCGGTATCGAGGTGATCATCGCCGGGGCAGGCGGGGCGGCGCATCTGCCGGGCATGGTGGCCTCGGCGACCCCGCTGCCCGTCATCGGCGTGCCGGTGCCGCTGGCCAAGCTCGACGGCTTGGACTCGCTGCTATCAATCGCGCAGATGCCCGCAGGCGTGCCGGTGGCCACGGTGTCGATCGGCGGCGCCCGCAACGCGGGCTTGCTGGCGGTGCGGATCCTCGGGTCGGCGGACGCGGCGCTGCGCAAGCGGGTCGTACAGTTCCAGGCCGACCTGCACGACACGGTGCTGCAGAAGGATGCGGCGCTGCGCGACCGCCTCCTCGGCGAATAG
- a CDS encoding acyl-CoA dehydrogenase yields MAIGNPSFDLFQLSDEHNELRAVLRDLCEKEIAPHAADVDEKARYTDEALAALTSSGMAAIHIPEEYGGQGGDSIAACIVIEEVARVCASSSLIPICNKLGTMGLLLRGSEELKKQVLPSIAAGEAVASYALSEREAGSDAASMRTRARREGDEWVLNGAKCWISNGGQSTWYTVMAVTDPDKKANGISAFVVHRDDPGFSIGAKEKKMGIKGSPTTELYFEDCRIPADRIIGEEGTGFKTALATLDHTRPTIGAQAVGIAQGALDASIAYVKERKQFGRPIADFQAVQFMLADMAMKIEAARLTVYSAAARAERGESELGFISSASKCFASDVAMEVTTDAVQLFGGYGYTTDFPVERMMRDAKITQIYEGTNQIQRVVMSRALLK; encoded by the coding sequence ATGGCCATCGGCAACCCGTCATTCGACCTCTTTCAGCTCTCCGACGAGCACAACGAACTGCGTGCGGTGCTGCGCGATCTGTGCGAGAAGGAGATCGCCCCGCACGCGGCCGACGTCGACGAGAAGGCGCGCTACACCGACGAGGCGCTGGCGGCGCTGACCTCGTCGGGGATGGCCGCCATCCACATCCCCGAGGAGTACGGCGGTCAGGGCGGCGACTCGATCGCGGCGTGCATCGTGATCGAAGAGGTCGCGCGGGTGTGCGCATCGTCGTCGCTGATCCCGATCTGCAACAAGCTGGGCACGATGGGTCTGTTGCTGCGCGGCAGCGAGGAACTCAAGAAACAGGTGCTGCCGTCGATCGCCGCCGGTGAAGCCGTCGCGTCGTACGCGCTGTCCGAACGCGAGGCCGGCAGCGACGCCGCATCGATGCGCACCAGGGCCCGCCGTGAGGGTGACGAGTGGGTGCTCAACGGCGCCAAGTGCTGGATCTCCAACGGCGGCCAGTCGACGTGGTACACGGTGATGGCGGTGACCGATCCGGACAAGAAGGCCAACGGCATCTCGGCGTTCGTCGTGCACCGCGACGATCCCGGCTTCTCCATCGGCGCCAAGGAGAAGAAGATGGGCATCAAGGGATCGCCCACCACCGAGTTGTACTTCGAGGACTGCCGGATCCCCGCCGACCGGATCATCGGCGAGGAGGGCACCGGTTTCAAGACCGCGCTGGCCACTTTGGATCACACTCGGCCGACCATCGGTGCGCAAGCGGTCGGCATCGCGCAGGGCGCGCTTGATGCCTCGATCGCATATGTCAAGGAGCGCAAGCAGTTCGGGAGACCGATCGCTGACTTCCAGGCGGTGCAGTTCATGCTCGCCGACATGGCGATGAAGATCGAGGCCGCGCGGTTGACGGTGTACTCCGCCGCCGCCAGGGCCGAACGCGGCGAGTCCGAACTCGGGTTCATCTCCTCGGCGTCGAAGTGCTTCGCCTCCGATGTCGCGATGGAGGTCACCACCGACGCGGTTCAACTGTTCGGCGGTTACGGCTACACCACCGACTTCCCGGTCGAGCGGATGATGCGCGACGCCAAGATCACCCAGATCTACGAGGGCACCAACCAGATTCAGCGCGTGGTGATGTCCCGCGCGCTACTGAAGTAG
- the copA_3 gene encoding putative multicopper oxidase encodes MIDRREFFVLSAGVAAAVVGGCSSKTPEPASADRASGPGFDITFTPAEVDVDLGGVTVRTWAYGDRVPGPEIRIRRGDRMRAQLDNGLPAPTTIHWHGLAIPNPMDGVPVLSQPAVPAGQSFTYDFVVPDAGTYWYHSHEGTQLDRGLYGPLIIEDPADGADYDDELVVVLDDWVDGTGRTPDQVLAELNKAGMPAMPNIPDAGINPATPLGDDGGDVTYPYYVINGRVTADPEVVDYRAGQRIRLRVINAGSDTAFQVGVPGHPLRVIATDGFPVESRQADSVILGMGERADAIVTLHASAPVIAAAYRKDGYARLDMRVDNKAGTGNIDDYVATLRTQPPLDTATLAATPEVNLPDRAAQQVIDMRLAGPVNGYTWTINGKRYDPPRDGYAVARDQRVRIRYVNESKMFHPMHLHGHTFQVMGADGPRARKDTVLVAPLRTVDIDFDTDNPGRWITHCHNTYHLEAGMATFIEYT; translated from the coding sequence GTGATCGACCGGCGCGAATTCTTCGTGCTGTCGGCGGGCGTGGCGGCCGCCGTCGTGGGCGGCTGTTCGTCGAAGACGCCCGAGCCGGCGTCGGCCGATCGGGCCTCGGGGCCGGGATTCGACATCACGTTCACCCCTGCCGAGGTTGACGTCGACCTCGGCGGAGTCACCGTCCGCACCTGGGCGTACGGCGACAGGGTGCCCGGCCCGGAGATCCGCATCCGCAGAGGCGACAGGATGCGCGCACAGCTGGACAACGGGCTGCCCGCCCCGACCACCATCCACTGGCACGGTCTGGCCATCCCCAACCCCATGGACGGCGTGCCCGTGTTGTCGCAGCCCGCCGTACCCGCGGGCCAATCGTTCACCTACGACTTCGTCGTGCCCGACGCCGGGACGTACTGGTACCACTCCCATGAGGGCACCCAACTCGACCGCGGGCTGTACGGCCCCCTGATCATCGAAGACCCCGCCGACGGCGCCGACTACGACGACGAACTCGTCGTCGTGCTCGACGATTGGGTCGACGGCACCGGCCGCACCCCCGACCAGGTCCTTGCCGAACTGAACAAGGCGGGCATGCCGGCGATGCCGAACATCCCGGACGCCGGCATCAACCCGGCCACCCCGCTCGGCGACGACGGCGGCGACGTCACCTACCCCTACTACGTCATCAACGGACGCGTGACCGCCGATCCGGAGGTCGTCGATTACCGTGCCGGACAACGCATTCGACTGCGTGTCATCAATGCCGGTTCGGACACCGCGTTCCAGGTCGGTGTGCCCGGACACCCGCTGCGGGTGATCGCGACCGACGGGTTCCCGGTCGAGTCCAGGCAGGCCGATTCGGTCATCCTCGGGATGGGAGAACGGGCCGATGCGATCGTCACCCTGCACGCGTCGGCGCCGGTCATCGCCGCGGCGTACCGCAAGGACGGCTACGCGAGGCTCGACATGCGCGTCGACAACAAGGCAGGCACGGGCAACATCGACGACTACGTCGCGACGCTGCGGACCCAGCCCCCGCTCGACACCGCGACGCTGGCGGCCACACCCGAGGTGAACCTGCCCGACCGCGCCGCCCAGCAGGTCATCGACATGCGGTTGGCCGGTCCGGTCAACGGCTACACCTGGACGATCAACGGAAAGCGCTACGACCCGCCCCGCGACGGATACGCGGTGGCACGTGACCAACGCGTGCGCATCCGCTATGTCAACGAGTCGAAGATGTTCCACCCCATGCACTTACACGGCCACACGTTCCAGGTGATGGGGGCCGACGGCCCGCGGGCCCGCAAGGACACGGTGCTCGTCGCGCCGCTGCGCACCGTCGACATCGACTTCGACACCGACAACCCCGGGCGGTGGATCACCCACTGCCACAACACCTATCACCTCGAAGCGGGGATGGCCACCTTCATCGAGTACACCTGA
- the purK gene encoding phosphoribosylaminoimidazole carboxylase, PurK protein: MVGGGQLARMTHQAAIALGQTLRVLAVDAGDPAAQVSPDVVLGTHTDLDALRRAASGADALTFDHEHVPAELLEKLQADGVNVAPPPSALIHAQDKLVMRRRLEALGAPVPRFAAVDDLSDIDAFAARIEGPVVVKTVRGGYDGRGVTLAGDVAEAREAAQRYLDGGADVMVEERVAMRRELAALVARSPFGQGAAWPVVETVQRDGICVEVIAPAPGLDDELRSAAGQLGLRLASELGVVGVLAVELFETVEGTLLVNELAMRPHNSGHWTMDGAQTSQFEQHLRAVLDYPLGDTAQVVPVTVMANVLGAQQTPTMAMDERLHHLFARMPDAKVHLYGKAERPGRKIGHVNVLGAPAGSLDDDAFVADVRERAARAAHWLSHAEWTDGWDPHE; encoded by the coding sequence ATGGTCGGCGGTGGTCAGCTGGCCAGAATGACCCATCAGGCCGCGATCGCGCTCGGCCAGACGCTGCGCGTCCTCGCCGTGGACGCCGGCGACCCGGCCGCGCAGGTGAGCCCGGATGTGGTGTTGGGCACACACACCGATCTCGACGCGTTGCGCCGTGCCGCCTCCGGCGCCGACGCGCTGACCTTCGACCACGAGCACGTGCCTGCCGAACTCCTGGAGAAGCTGCAGGCCGACGGTGTCAACGTGGCTCCTCCGCCGTCGGCGCTGATCCACGCCCAGGACAAGCTGGTGATGCGCCGCAGGCTCGAGGCGCTCGGCGCGCCGGTGCCGCGGTTCGCGGCGGTCGATGACCTGTCCGACATCGACGCGTTCGCCGCACGGATCGAAGGTCCCGTCGTGGTCAAGACCGTGCGCGGCGGGTACGACGGCCGCGGGGTCACGCTGGCCGGCGACGTCGCCGAGGCGCGCGAGGCCGCGCAGCGCTACCTGGACGGCGGGGCGGACGTGATGGTGGAGGAGAGGGTCGCCATGCGGCGCGAACTGGCGGCCCTGGTGGCGCGTTCGCCGTTCGGGCAGGGCGCGGCGTGGCCGGTGGTGGAAACCGTGCAGCGCGACGGCATCTGCGTCGAGGTGATCGCACCGGCGCCGGGCCTTGATGACGAGTTGCGCTCAGCGGCTGGGCAATTGGGTTTGCGGCTGGCCTCCGAACTCGGGGTCGTCGGGGTGCTGGCCGTCGAGTTGTTCGAAACCGTCGAGGGCACCCTGCTCGTCAACGAGCTCGCCATGCGCCCGCACAACTCCGGGCACTGGACCATGGACGGTGCGCAGACCAGCCAGTTCGAACAGCACCTGCGTGCGGTCCTCGACTATCCGCTTGGCGACACCGCCCAGGTCGTCCCGGTCACGGTGATGGCCAATGTGCTTGGCGCACAACAGACACCGACGATGGCGATGGACGAGCGGCTGCACCACCTGTTCGCCAGGATGCCCGACGCGAAGGTGCATCTCTACGGCAAGGCCGAGCGGCCCGGCCGAAAGATCGGTCACGTCAACGTTCTCGGCGCGCCCGCCGGTTCTCTTGACGACGACGCGTTCGTCGCCGATGTGCGCGAACGCGCGGCCAGGGCGGCACACTGGTTGTCGCACGCGGAATGGACGGACGGATGGGATCCACATGAGTAG